One part of the Marinobacter sp. M3C genome encodes these proteins:
- a CDS encoding sigma-70 family RNA polymerase sigma factor: protein MLNELDDLVPDQLVDRLSCTQQLVPFEVFIYYLRHSEIGLAEKHLGPIFTTFYGRLETALRKTVSGAGLDQAVNIRKEIAERVVEMIAKDRDSQADSMYYWETNFNGALASLRTDVLRKHGPARETDPLINADPLDHEGGHGVSPEVDIAANDFINQNPSKLDDTAFRLSLMDAINGLPEDERRAVGLLLQGMQIESQDLEVMTIAKALACTDRTVRNRLKRAYEKLRIVLQAEDIQ from the coding sequence GTGCTTAATGAACTCGATGACCTTGTGCCTGATCAGTTGGTTGATCGTCTAAGTTGCACCCAACAGCTAGTGCCCTTTGAGGTCTTTATTTACTACCTTCGCCACAGCGAGATAGGGTTAGCTGAGAAGCATCTGGGGCCGATCTTCACTACCTTCTATGGCCGGCTCGAAACGGCATTGCGCAAAACCGTATCCGGTGCTGGGCTCGACCAAGCAGTCAACATTCGCAAAGAGATCGCCGAGCGGGTGGTAGAGATGATTGCGAAAGACCGCGACTCACAAGCGGACAGTATGTACTACTGGGAGACCAATTTTAACGGCGCATTGGCCAGCTTGCGTACAGACGTTCTGAGAAAACATGGGCCTGCACGAGAAACCGATCCCTTGATCAATGCTGACCCCCTGGATCACGAAGGCGGACATGGAGTCAGCCCCGAGGTAGACATTGCCGCTAACGACTTCATTAACCAGAATCCATCCAAATTGGACGATACAGCTTTCCGGTTGAGTCTGATGGACGCGATTAACGGGCTACCGGAAGATGAAAGGCGTGCAGTCGGGTTACTTTTACAGGGAATGCAGATCGAATCGCAAGACCTCGAAGTTATGACCATTGCGAAAGCTTTGGCGTGCACGGACAGAACCGTACGCAACCGGTTAAAACGTGCCTATGAAAAACTGCGAATCGTGCTGCAGGCGGAGGACATACAATGA
- a CDS encoding multiubiquitin domain-containing protein, with translation MNNIVPPDQARVERENIALSRHEGRPMRPADRYLIQVLDPNWQGNLVEIDDPVPTGRQILTAAGKNPVEHHLLLLLDDKGVLEEVNLDETVDVYHRGVEQCSASTILSGPRQL, from the coding sequence ATGAACAACATAGTTCCACCCGACCAAGCGCGCGTTGAGCGCGAAAATATCGCCCTGTCTCGCCATGAGGGTCGCCCAATGCGTCCAGCTGATCGTTACCTGATTCAGGTGCTTGATCCAAACTGGCAGGGCAATCTAGTCGAGATTGACGACCCGGTGCCTACCGGCCGCCAAATTTTGACCGCTGCCGGTAAAAACCCCGTTGAACACCACCTTCTGTTATTGCTCGACGACAAAGGTGTACTCGAAGAGGTCAATCTCGATGAGACGGTAGACGTGTACCACCGAGGCGTTGAGCAATGTTCGGCGTCAACTATCCTGTCCGGTCCGCGACAACTATGA
- a CDS encoding DUF6527 family protein, producing MTWSRWLLKLKENLLPARRITIIDADTPPQTLPRRNLVLAREDNEDWAVAFRCPCGCGKRLELLLIKEAKPNWAISIGEGARPTLHPSIWLKGGCKSHFWLRDGKVIWV from the coding sequence ATGACTTGGTCTCGATGGTTATTAAAACTGAAAGAAAATTTGTTGCCTGCACGGCGCATCACCATCATTGACGCCGATACCCCCCCGCAGACACTTCCTAGGCGCAACTTGGTCCTGGCCAGAGAGGATAACGAAGACTGGGCCGTGGCGTTTCGTTGCCCTTGCGGCTGCGGCAAACGCCTTGAATTGCTGTTGATCAAGGAAGCAAAGCCCAACTGGGCCATCAGTATTGGCGAGGGAGCCAGGCCCACTCTGCATCCGTCCATCTGGCTGAAAGGAGGGTGCAAGTCTCACTTTTGGTTACGAGATGGAAAAGTTATCTGGGTCTGA
- a CDS encoding multiubiquitin domain-containing protein, with the protein MSLTGHPNCRRTEQFIAFDSDRLFYVALNGQRFPWGLAHIREDVLRQVGGIAEDQAIWLERRKVPDQLLAYGESVNLDEPGIEKLYTQPKSWQLNVQGVMVNSEKPTILARDALNAAGFNSDKGWILVLKIKGEPKQNIGVNDVIDLRHPGIEKLRLTPAEINNGEAAAAPGLEFALLEQDVAYLNHLGLNWETRLIGARRWLIIHDYALPSGYNHGLVNLAIEIPTAYPDANLDMFFVHPALTLANGSGIGQTESRENIRDKVYQRWSRHLNGITRWNPLTDSVITHLAVVEESLMREVGQ; encoded by the coding sequence TTGTCGTTAACCGGTCATCCTAATTGTCGCCGAACAGAGCAATTTATTGCCTTCGACAGCGACCGCCTTTTCTATGTCGCCTTAAACGGTCAGCGTTTTCCTTGGGGTTTGGCGCACATCCGCGAAGATGTATTGCGTCAAGTCGGAGGCATTGCCGAGGATCAGGCCATCTGGCTGGAGCGCCGCAAGGTGCCTGATCAGCTTCTTGCCTATGGGGAGAGTGTAAATTTGGACGAGCCCGGTATCGAGAAGCTCTATACCCAACCAAAAAGCTGGCAGCTGAACGTTCAGGGCGTAATGGTGAACTCCGAGAAACCAACGATTCTCGCTAGGGACGCTCTCAATGCCGCTGGTTTTAACTCCGACAAAGGCTGGATTTTGGTTCTAAAGATCAAAGGGGAACCTAAGCAGAACATCGGCGTGAACGATGTCATCGACCTGCGTCATCCCGGAATTGAGAAGCTTCGCCTCACACCAGCAGAGATCAACAATGGCGAGGCGGCTGCAGCCCCCGGCCTGGAGTTTGCCTTGCTGGAGCAAGACGTGGCTTACTTAAATCATCTAGGCCTCAACTGGGAAACTCGTCTTATAGGCGCACGTCGCTGGCTGATCATTCACGACTACGCCTTGCCGAGCGGCTACAATCACGGGCTGGTCAATCTCGCCATCGAAATTCCAACCGCCTACCCAGACGCAAATCTCGACATGTTCTTTGTCCACCCCGCTCTTACCCTGGCCAATGGGAGCGGTATTGGGCAGACCGAAAGCCGAGAGAACATCCGCGACAAAGTCTATCAGCGCTGGAGCCGCCACCTCAATGGCATCACACGCTGGAACCCCTTAACCGACAGTGTGATCACCCACTTGGCTGTTGTGGAAGAATCGCTGATGCGGGAAGTTGGACAATGA
- the istB gene encoding IS21-like element helper ATPase IstB: MTGSVALLLKELRLPAFHRHYQSLWETAIEKNWSHTDYLAALCEYELSDRYQRRTQKWVREAKLVANKTFSALDQSAFSRPCNTALARLQQDSDWAHHADNVLLIGPSGTGKTHIANALGHQLTEQGVRCKLFPAIALVQHLQQAKRDLDLMTAMTRLDKYRVIIIDDIGYVKKTDAETQVLFEFIAHRYESGSLIVTANQPFSEWDQIFPDSMMTVAAIDRLIHHATIIELEGESYRRQQQLKQAAKSKK, translated from the coding sequence ATGACAGGCTCTGTCGCTCTACTGTTAAAAGAACTTCGCTTGCCGGCCTTCCACCGTCACTACCAATCGCTCTGGGAAACCGCCATTGAGAAGAACTGGTCACACACCGATTACCTGGCGGCATTGTGTGAGTACGAGCTCTCAGACCGCTACCAGCGCCGGACCCAGAAGTGGGTACGCGAGGCAAAACTTGTCGCCAACAAGACCTTCTCAGCGTTGGATCAAAGCGCGTTCAGCCGTCCCTGCAACACCGCACTGGCAAGGCTGCAACAAGACAGTGACTGGGCACACCATGCCGACAATGTGCTGTTGATTGGCCCCAGCGGCACTGGCAAAACCCATATTGCTAATGCACTGGGCCATCAACTCACCGAACAGGGGGTGCGCTGTAAACTGTTCCCTGCCATAGCGCTGGTTCAGCACTTACAACAGGCCAAGCGCGATCTCGACTTGATGACAGCCATGACACGGCTGGATAAATACCGGGTCATCATCATCGATGACATCGGTTACGTAAAAAAGACAGATGCAGAAACCCAGGTACTGTTCGAATTCATCGCCCATCGCTATGAAAGTGGCAGCTTAATCGTCACCGCTAACCAGCCATTCAGTGAGTGGGATCAAATCTTCCCAGACAGCATGATGACCGTAGCGGCCATAGACCGGCTGATACACCACGCAACTATTATCGAATTAGAGGGGGAAAGTTACCGAAGACAGCAACAGCTCAAACAGGCTGCAAAGAGTAAAAAGTAA
- the istA gene encoding IS21 family transposase — MQHRQNGASQEVAAAKAGVSVRSGRRIETSGQKPCIDTERQWRTREDPLEAVWETELLHLLENEPKLTGTTLLDYLQEHYPEHYDQTILRTLQRRVKLWRALHGPEREVIFRQQAVVAQQGFSDFTHPDNPVTIQSKTFPHLLYQFRLAYSGWRSVTVVQGGESYAALAAGLQRALQQVGGSPIEHRTDSLSAARNNRQNVWTEAYSELCQHYRMTPTRNNLGQSHENGVVECANGSLKKRLAQQLLLRGHSDFDDVAHYQAFIDRAVDKLNQRNRSRVLEEQAALQPLPEFTAAEYQTLHLKVTRSSTIEVRRVVYTVPSRLIGESVQIRLHHDKLVLFVGQQPALTLPRIYPRPGENRARSVNYRHVIRSLASKPQAFRYSQLRDDLLPDDNYRQLWQLADTHLEAREACKWIVTTLRLAFEYDDEQSLGEDLLIEAQAGRFASITEIQSRYLRGNPDLKCSASSQHTLVSYDELLSSINSQEAQI, encoded by the coding sequence ATGCAGCACCGACAAAATGGCGCAAGCCAAGAAGTAGCTGCCGCCAAGGCAGGCGTTTCTGTCCGATCTGGGCGACGCATCGAGACATCAGGACAAAAACCCTGCATTGACACCGAGCGGCAATGGCGCACCCGAGAAGATCCACTGGAAGCGGTTTGGGAAACAGAGTTGCTCCATCTGTTAGAAAATGAGCCTAAGCTGACCGGCACAACTCTGCTTGATTATCTGCAAGAGCATTACCCTGAGCACTACGATCAGACCATTCTGCGCACCCTGCAACGCCGGGTGAAGCTCTGGCGGGCGCTACACGGGCCGGAACGCGAGGTCATTTTTCGCCAGCAGGCGGTTGTGGCGCAACAGGGGTTTTCTGATTTCACCCACCCCGACAACCCGGTTACGATTCAATCCAAGACCTTTCCACACCTGCTCTATCAATTTCGATTGGCCTACAGCGGTTGGCGCTCGGTTACCGTCGTTCAAGGTGGTGAGAGTTATGCGGCTCTGGCGGCGGGCTTGCAGCGAGCCTTACAACAGGTGGGTGGCAGTCCCATTGAGCACCGCACGGACAGCTTAAGTGCGGCACGCAATAACCGTCAAAACGTGTGGACTGAGGCTTATAGCGAGCTGTGCCAACATTACCGCATGACACCCACTCGCAATAATCTGGGGCAGTCCCATGAAAATGGTGTGGTTGAGTGCGCCAATGGCTCGCTCAAGAAACGCTTGGCACAACAGTTGTTACTGCGCGGTCACAGTGACTTCGACGATGTCGCGCACTATCAGGCTTTTATCGATCGCGCTGTCGACAAGCTCAATCAGCGCAACCGATCGCGCGTGCTTGAGGAGCAGGCGGCCTTGCAGCCCCTGCCGGAGTTTACGGCGGCCGAGTATCAGACCCTCCACCTTAAGGTGACGCGCAGCTCAACGATCGAAGTCCGGCGCGTTGTTTACACCGTGCCATCGCGGCTGATTGGAGAGTCGGTACAAATCCGGTTGCACCACGACAAGCTGGTGCTGTTCGTCGGACAGCAGCCGGCACTGACATTACCTCGCATTTACCCCAGACCTGGCGAGAATCGCGCCCGCAGCGTCAATTACCGGCACGTTATCCGTTCGCTGGCCTCGAAGCCGCAGGCCTTCCGTTACTCTCAGTTGCGTGATGACTTACTCCCGGACGACAACTACCGTCAACTCTGGCAGCTCGCGGATACGCACCTTGAAGCCCGAGAAGCCTGCAAATGGATCGTGACAACACTGCGACTGGCCTTCGAGTACGATGACGAACAGTCGCTGGGGGAGGATCTGCTGATTGAGGCCCAAGCAGGCCGGTTCGCGTCAATTACCGAGATCCAGTCACGCTACCTTCGCGGCAACCCAGACCTCAAGTGCTCTGCATCAAGCCAACACACCTTAGTGAGCTACGACGAGCTACTGTCCTCGATCAACAGTCAGGAGGCACAGATATGA
- a CDS encoding UvrD-helicase domain-containing protein, which translates to MDAIEAARQVAEKLYQAALERGNDTSSLLSFVTDEAERRGIEVFAIPQGDPQLSGGRAIFDSQAEMILYEDAGSDFDKAFLIAHEIGHLELEDTSKDDLTKEIEPDRSAEPPAMGAERVVDYGSRERREIIMDLFARELLLPRSLLKHWHIDKQMTSGAIAERLGVPLSVVQQQLIDALLLPPITPSQAEPAGAQIGLDESQRAAALHRGSAFQLQAGPGTGKTRTLVHRIESLLEEGVDPGTILVLTFSNKAVGELYERISTKFPEAVATLWLGTFHSFGLDIVHRFHDRLGLSEHPKVISRYEGIELLEDELAQLTLKHFRNLYDPTLDLSDMLSAISRAKDEVVSAAEYRVLAEAMLKAAEDEKQCEQAEKCLDVARLYQVYESLLQHNDSVDFGDLVSLPVRLVESDLDVQRSLSSRHQHILVDEYQDVNRASVRLLKAIAGGGKRLWVVGDSRQSIYRFRGASSINMKRFTDDFPGGVVDELKTNYRSSSEIVNLYRHFSAGMKASEGALPLQLHVKRGPSGKRPEFKVATTANDEIAVIAAAVEEKKRQGVEYKDQAILCTSNNRLSEIAINLEDLGLPVLYLGSLFERDEIKDLLSLLSLVTDRRATGLIRAATLTGYAVRLEHITALQQHLRKVDLAPLGWGALVDEVPGLDEQACETLKRLSTVMSDIPPHAKPWSVLASLIIDRFGWAKQASQAEDRQGQMKGIALWQLLNFARTPTKGDGLPIDRLLSRIRRIVLLSEDREMRQLPQAALSINGVRLMTIHASKGLEFRVVHLPGMISTGLPGNNRRPRCAPPDGLIDGTQGLTGLDAIKAGHDEEEECKFFVAVSRTQDSLLMYASSVQSNGHNRRHSVYIDRIAPTIQQQNDPSRLSLNPMGPEVLIVGDEPLLLSERQISLYDRCPRRFLYTHMLALTGKRTESAFMKMHSAVYEVLEWLRQNHSESTPSADELEAQFTRSWHNRGPVEHGYADDYHRISQRLVQYLIETRQGRRLIKPEVLQLSFPEGEITVLPDEITLDTDGNHSIRRIKTGKKGSDEFDRIEYTLLVEAAERHFGQGTRVEVVHLAGETQEVVTVSHRKKTTRLDKARSAMGSIARGHFPAKPDNRTCPRCPNFFICGKVPQGNIRLKN; encoded by the coding sequence ATGGATGCCATCGAAGCGGCTCGACAAGTGGCCGAGAAGCTGTACCAGGCTGCTTTAGAGCGGGGTAACGATACTAGCTCCTTACTGAGCTTCGTCACGGATGAGGCAGAACGACGGGGGATAGAAGTCTTCGCTATACCCCAGGGTGACCCGCAGCTCAGCGGCGGACGAGCCATCTTCGATAGCCAAGCTGAAATGATCCTCTACGAGGATGCAGGCAGCGATTTTGACAAAGCTTTCCTCATCGCCCATGAAATTGGACACTTGGAGCTCGAAGACACTTCGAAGGACGACCTTACTAAGGAGATTGAACCAGACCGATCCGCGGAGCCCCCTGCAATGGGCGCAGAGCGGGTGGTGGACTATGGCAGCCGCGAGCGGCGAGAAATCATCATGGACCTCTTCGCTCGCGAACTGCTGCTGCCGCGCAGCTTGCTAAAACACTGGCATATCGATAAACAGATGACTTCCGGCGCCATCGCCGAGCGATTGGGAGTCCCCCTAAGTGTGGTGCAACAGCAGTTAATCGACGCGTTGCTGTTGCCGCCCATCACACCTTCACAAGCAGAGCCCGCTGGTGCGCAGATCGGGTTGGACGAGTCCCAACGCGCCGCTGCTTTGCATCGAGGCAGCGCTTTTCAACTCCAAGCGGGACCAGGAACCGGTAAAACCCGCACTCTGGTGCATCGCATTGAGTCTTTGTTGGAAGAGGGGGTCGACCCCGGGACCATCCTAGTACTGACCTTTTCCAACAAGGCTGTCGGAGAGCTATACGAGCGCATCTCCACCAAATTCCCCGAGGCCGTGGCCACCCTGTGGTTGGGTACATTCCACTCTTTTGGCCTCGATATTGTGCATCGTTTTCACGATCGCCTGGGCCTATCTGAACACCCAAAGGTGATTTCGCGCTACGAAGGCATCGAGTTACTCGAAGACGAACTGGCGCAACTCACTCTCAAGCATTTTCGCAATCTCTATGATCCAACGCTGGACTTGAGCGACATGCTCTCGGCCATATCACGAGCCAAAGATGAAGTGGTCAGCGCCGCTGAATACCGAGTATTGGCAGAGGCCATGCTGAAAGCCGCAGAGGACGAAAAACAGTGTGAGCAGGCCGAGAAATGTCTAGATGTGGCACGACTGTACCAAGTTTATGAATCATTACTGCAACACAATGATAGCGTTGACTTTGGCGACTTGGTTTCGCTGCCCGTGCGATTGGTGGAATCGGATTTAGACGTCCAAAGATCGCTCTCATCGCGTCATCAACACATCTTGGTGGACGAATATCAGGATGTAAACCGCGCCTCTGTACGCTTGTTAAAGGCCATTGCGGGAGGAGGAAAACGGCTCTGGGTCGTGGGGGATTCACGCCAATCCATTTATCGCTTTCGGGGAGCCTCGTCGATCAATATGAAGCGCTTTACCGACGACTTCCCGGGCGGAGTAGTGGATGAGCTGAAAACCAACTACCGTTCCTCAAGTGAAATCGTTAATCTCTATCGCCACTTCTCAGCGGGCATGAAAGCCTCAGAAGGGGCCTTGCCCCTGCAGCTCCATGTCAAGCGTGGTCCTTCGGGCAAGCGGCCCGAATTCAAAGTAGCAACCACAGCGAATGACGAAATCGCCGTGATCGCCGCGGCGGTGGAAGAGAAGAAGCGCCAGGGCGTCGAATACAAAGATCAGGCCATACTTTGTACCTCCAACAACCGCCTGAGCGAAATCGCCATTAACCTTGAAGACCTAGGGTTGCCAGTATTGTATTTAGGCAGCCTATTTGAGCGCGACGAAATTAAAGACCTGTTATCACTGCTATCACTGGTCACCGACCGTCGTGCCACGGGCCTGATTCGGGCGGCAACACTGACCGGCTACGCTGTTCGCCTGGAACACATCACCGCGCTGCAACAGCACCTGCGCAAGGTCGATCTCGCCCCACTGGGTTGGGGCGCATTGGTGGATGAGGTGCCAGGTCTAGATGAGCAAGCTTGCGAAACACTGAAACGCCTGTCTACCGTAATGAGCGATATTCCCCCACACGCCAAGCCTTGGTCCGTACTGGCGAGCCTGATTATTGATCGATTTGGCTGGGCAAAACAGGCGAGTCAGGCTGAGGACCGGCAAGGTCAAATGAAGGGGATCGCGTTGTGGCAACTGCTGAATTTTGCCCGCACGCCTACCAAAGGCGACGGGCTACCTATTGACCGTTTGCTATCGAGAATCCGGCGTATTGTGCTGCTCTCCGAAGATCGTGAAATGCGGCAGCTGCCGCAGGCGGCACTTAGCATCAACGGTGTTCGCTTAATGACCATACACGCCAGTAAGGGGTTGGAATTCAGGGTGGTTCACCTACCAGGTATGATCTCTACCGGATTGCCAGGTAATAATAGACGGCCGCGCTGTGCGCCGCCTGATGGGCTGATCGACGGTACGCAAGGGTTAACTGGGCTCGATGCCATAAAAGCCGGCCACGATGAAGAAGAAGAGTGCAAATTTTTTGTGGCCGTATCGCGGACGCAAGATAGCTTGTTAATGTACGCCTCCTCGGTACAAAGTAACGGCCATAACCGCCGTCACTCCGTTTACATCGACCGCATTGCGCCTACCATTCAGCAGCAGAACGATCCGTCTCGGCTTAGCCTCAACCCCATGGGGCCTGAAGTCTTGATCGTCGGTGACGAGCCTCTTCTGCTCAGCGAAAGGCAGATTAGCTTATACGATCGGTGCCCAAGGCGCTTTCTCTATACCCATATGTTGGCCCTGACGGGCAAACGTACCGAGAGCGCTTTTATGAAAATGCATAGCGCGGTTTATGAGGTGCTGGAATGGCTGAGGCAGAACCATAGCGAATCTACCCCGAGCGCTGACGAACTGGAGGCCCAATTCACGCGGTCATGGCACAATCGGGGCCCCGTTGAACACGGCTATGCAGACGACTATCACCGTATCAGCCAGCGCCTGGTGCAATACCTAATAGAAACTCGCCAGGGGCGCCGGCTGATTAAACCAGAGGTACTGCAACTGTCTTTTCCTGAGGGCGAGATCACCGTATTACCCGATGAAATCACCCTCGACACTGATGGCAACCACAGCATCCGACGTATCAAAACGGGCAAAAAGGGCAGCGACGAATTTGACCGCATTGAATACACGCTATTAGTGGAGGCAGCCGAACGTCATTTTGGGCAAGGCACCCGAGTTGAGGTCGTGCACTTAGCAGGTGAAACCCAAGAGGTCGTCACAGTGAGCCATCGCAAAAAAACTACGCGCCTAGATAAAGCTCGATCGGCCATGGGCTCTATTGCCCGCGGGCATTTCCCGGCCAAGCCAGACAACCGCACCTGCCCCCGCTGCCCTAACTTTTTCATCTGTGGCAAAGTCCCGCAAGGAAATATCCGCTTAAAAAATTAA
- a CDS encoding ThiF family adenylyltransferase — protein sequence MNASTHNQPFKLALSEAHHAKLREHLFPGDGLEAAAIVLCAQSATHRYVVNQVLPVDHASCRVRSPDRLSWPGKAIEAAIDLAEANALSIVLIHSHPGGTLGFSAVDDDSDHEVMPALFEACESPSILHGSAIMTPDGAIHARLYNRQLAITPIGAVHCAGDELLTWQASEQRGVVPTPMAFSAQMGRDMKHLTACVVGVSGTGSIVVEQLARLGFGRLILIDFDEIESKNLNRIVNATLEDARNGIAKVARFASTIPLYRDNIEVLTLKASIVSREAIELAGLADVLFCCVDSFEGRQMCDRIAAAFLQPLFDVAVTIPTRQTDHGVAIGDVCGRVDYVKPGGSTLADRGVYTPEALRREYLQQVAPNELTDQVAEGYIKGIADDAPSVISLNMRAASDCVMEFIARAYPFRHEPNQARARTMFSLAAGEEEFISDTNFSRAPNPHLGRGLIEPLLGMPRFSVGKMTV from the coding sequence ATGAATGCGTCAACTCATAATCAGCCCTTCAAACTAGCCCTCAGCGAAGCCCATCACGCAAAACTACGTGAGCACCTTTTCCCCGGCGACGGTCTGGAGGCCGCCGCCATTGTGCTCTGTGCGCAAAGTGCAACACATCGCTACGTAGTTAATCAGGTTCTGCCGGTTGATCACGCCAGTTGCCGCGTGCGCTCACCCGATCGCCTTAGTTGGCCAGGTAAGGCTATCGAGGCCGCTATAGACTTGGCCGAGGCCAACGCTCTGTCGATTGTTTTGATCCACTCACACCCTGGAGGTACGTTGGGGTTTTCGGCCGTTGACGATGACAGTGATCACGAAGTCATGCCTGCGTTGTTTGAGGCTTGCGAGTCGCCTTCGATCCTTCACGGCTCGGCAATTATGACGCCTGATGGCGCCATTCACGCGCGACTCTATAATCGTCAACTTGCGATCACACCAATTGGCGCCGTGCATTGCGCTGGCGATGAGTTGCTCACCTGGCAGGCATCGGAGCAGCGAGGTGTAGTGCCAACACCCATGGCTTTTTCAGCCCAAATGGGCCGCGACATGAAACATCTCACCGCCTGTGTGGTCGGGGTGTCGGGCACTGGATCCATCGTGGTTGAGCAGTTGGCCCGCCTGGGCTTTGGGCGACTGATCTTGATCGACTTCGATGAGATCGAATCCAAGAATCTCAACCGCATTGTCAACGCTACCCTAGAGGATGCCCGCAACGGTATCGCAAAAGTGGCGCGATTCGCTTCTACCATCCCTTTGTATCGCGACAACATTGAGGTACTAACACTTAAAGCAAGCATCGTCAGCCGCGAAGCCATCGAATTGGCCGGCCTGGCCGATGTGCTGTTTTGCTGTGTGGACAGCTTTGAGGGGCGCCAGATGTGCGACCGCATTGCCGCTGCGTTCTTGCAGCCATTGTTTGATGTCGCCGTTACCATCCCTACCCGCCAGACCGACCATGGCGTTGCCATCGGTGATGTCTGTGGGCGAGTGGACTATGTTAAACCTGGCGGCAGCACCCTTGCGGATCGTGGCGTCTATACCCCGGAAGCGCTGCGCCGGGAGTATCTGCAGCAGGTGGCTCCCAATGAGCTGACCGACCAGGTGGCCGAAGGTTACATCAAGGGCATTGCCGATGATGCCCCTTCGGTCATCTCTCTCAATATGCGCGCAGCCAGCGATTGCGTAATGGAGTTTATTGCTCGCGCGTACCCGTTTCGCCATGAACCCAACCAAGCGCGAGCCCGCACTATGTTTTCACTTGCCGCAGGCGAGGAAGAATTTATAAGCGACACGAACTTTAGTCGTGCGCCGAACCCCCATCTTGGCCGCGGATTAATTGAGCCCCTGCTGGGCATGCCACGCTTTAGCGTAGGCAAGATGACTGTATGA
- a CDS encoding transporter substrate-binding domain-containing protein translates to MKRRDLLKGVAFAGVAGATGLGGFPGIWTGRNAAWAAGSDIPVGVLFSKTGAVAVVESTLHDACMMAIEEINDNGGINGRKIRPFVEDPASDPATFADRANRLVRRDKVVSIFGSYTSSSRQAVLPVVEGQNNLYWYPTLYEGRECSRNVMYGGAVPNQQQQDYVPWLKEKFGGRFYLLGNNYVYPREENNVARKILKGIGGEVVNEEYVPMGHDSFSSIVSQLRRDKPDVIFCTLVGDSDVAFQREYHNAGLDPKTMPVASLTRSEIEVKAIGGKAAAGHFSSAPYFMGYQSAENKKFVEAYLKKYGQDQVTHFVNEAAYFQVYQFKNAVETIGSGELTPSAIRDAAVGQRFMAPQGEIEIAANLHTHLWPKIGQWQADGQAKVLVDSKSRVAPEPYWAYEGQECTAEGLQES, encoded by the coding sequence ATGAAACGACGTGATTTGTTGAAAGGAGTTGCCTTCGCTGGCGTGGCTGGCGCCACGGGACTTGGAGGATTTCCCGGTATTTGGACAGGTCGTAATGCCGCGTGGGCGGCCGGGAGTGACATACCGGTCGGAGTTTTATTCTCGAAGACTGGAGCGGTAGCGGTGGTTGAAAGCACGCTTCATGACGCTTGCATGATGGCGATCGAGGAAATCAACGACAACGGCGGCATTAACGGTCGCAAGATTCGTCCATTTGTCGAAGATCCGGCTTCGGATCCAGCGACCTTCGCTGATCGTGCCAACCGACTGGTGCGAAGAGATAAAGTTGTTTCCATATTTGGCTCGTATACGTCCTCCAGCCGTCAGGCGGTACTTCCAGTTGTGGAAGGGCAGAACAATCTTTACTGGTATCCAACGCTTTATGAAGGACGTGAATGTTCTCGCAATGTGATGTACGGCGGTGCGGTTCCCAATCAACAACAGCAGGATTACGTGCCCTGGCTGAAAGAAAAATTCGGTGGCCGGTTTTATTTGCTTGGCAACAATTACGTGTACCCGCGAGAGGAAAATAACGTTGCCAGGAAAATCCTCAAAGGTATCGGTGGCGAAGTTGTTAACGAAGAATATGTGCCTATGGGGCATGACAGTTTTAGCTCCATTGTCAGCCAACTCCGGCGCGATAAGCCGGATGTGATTTTCTGTACTTTAGTGGGCGACTCCGACGTGGCTTTCCAACGGGAATATCACAATGCAGGTTTAGACCCAAAAACGATGCCAGTCGCCAGCCTTACCCGGTCAGAAATTGAAGTTAAAGCGATTGGTGGTAAAGCTGCTGCCGGTCATTTCTCATCGGCACCTTATTTTATGGGGTATCAATCGGCAGAGAACAAGAAGTTTGTGGAAGCTTATTTGAAGAAGTATGGACAGGATCAGGTAACGCACTTCGTGAATGAAGCAGCTTACTTCCAAGTATATCAGTTCAAAAACGCAGTCGAAACAATTGGTTCAGGTGAACTGACGCCGTCAGCTATCAGGGATGCCGCAGTCGGGCAGCGCTTCATGGCTCCTCAGGGTGAGATAGAAATCGCTGCTAATCTGCACACACATCTATGGCCCAAGATCGGTCAATGGCAAGCGGATGGTCAAGCTAAAGTGTTGGTAGATTCCAAGAGCCGCGTGGCACCAGAGCCATACTGGGCGTACGAGGGCCAAGAGTGCACAGCTGAGGGGCTTCAGGAAAGCTGA